One genomic segment of Streptomyces sp. TLI_146 includes these proteins:
- a CDS encoding AAA family ATPase: MSGPFRAREHDGAHALVAAEVERARSGAGGLVVLRGATGTGRTAVLEAAAGHAAEQGLRVLRVRCSSEDTAVPFAAVRHLLDPVPEFTDVAPGADGRADAARLWRLLCSYAAERPLLLAVDDVHLADDASRHWMREAARHIDRLPVLVVATERSQYDIEPRSAGLTQSLSPSLVRTHTLGPLGDRAAAELVRAAFPTAGPGWTAACVRAAAGSPLLLHALLDDLGGAPQDGLSARGEPPLPETCAALYPGSYPAAVSWWLHSAGPATADVARCLAALEQAWPTDPADPTVGGPADRGASDPVHLLAEATGADPVRIAGWLAAMTRLGLLRPDAVGRPRYAHPLLHDAVLTGWPETSRQAAHRAAAQAMLRRGERAESIARHLLRVPGGEPPWALRVLRDAVTVAVHDARPDDAVGYLRRALDEPLPDALRQRLLTELGSLHYASADAPAAIARLAEAQHLAAEPRSRVRTAVALGTALVDRGEVRTALEVLRRTEGQLSGHPDLARTVQTAAALLSDGDPATRQQVYRWLCEAADTSPDLVGTAGQALLVRFESTAALISAQEAMGRIRDLLARPTDSLAEPFLLGTAAAVAQWADELDEADRLVDLGLAGQRAVLLHPMRHALLNTRADIAAARGDAAALLAAHFGTDPVGGPVESLPGPSNRDATALLALVHAGRIEDAQRYAAGFDLRGTAENFELNRFLYARGVLRVTAGDPAGALHDFLECGRRQSARDVVSPVVTPWRTAAAQCRLALGGGPDAVTLAAEELRLARVWNTPRTVGRALRVLGAATGGRRGLELAEEAVATLRPASAATGMELVRALLAQGRQLAAAGERGRARDCLREAAELADGKGAVGMVNLAGQALRQSGARSPVVDRTGPGALTGSERRIAELAADGLTNTEIADLLHLARRTVETHLTSTYRKLRIRRRTALAEALDGDRPGDTSGTARPTAPSGR, translated from the coding sequence ATGAGCGGACCGTTCCGCGCACGCGAGCACGACGGCGCCCACGCGCTGGTCGCGGCGGAGGTCGAGCGCGCCCGGTCCGGCGCGGGCGGCCTCGTCGTGCTGCGCGGCGCCACCGGTACCGGCCGCACCGCCGTACTGGAGGCCGCGGCCGGGCACGCCGCGGAACAGGGTCTGCGGGTGCTGCGCGTGCGCTGCTCCTCCGAGGACACCGCGGTGCCCTTCGCCGCGGTGCGGCATCTGCTGGACCCGGTACCGGAGTTCACGGACGTCGCACCCGGCGCGGACGGCCGCGCCGACGCGGCCCGGCTGTGGCGGCTGCTGTGCTCGTACGCGGCCGAACGCCCGCTGCTGCTGGCCGTGGACGACGTCCACCTGGCCGACGACGCGTCACGTCACTGGATGCGTGAGGCGGCCCGGCACATCGACCGGTTACCCGTCCTGGTGGTGGCCACCGAGCGCAGCCAGTACGACATCGAGCCGCGCTCCGCCGGACTCACCCAGTCGCTGTCGCCCTCCCTCGTACGCACGCACACCCTCGGCCCGCTCGGCGACCGGGCGGCGGCCGAACTGGTCCGGGCGGCTTTCCCCACGGCCGGGCCGGGGTGGACGGCGGCCTGTGTGCGCGCCGCCGCGGGCAGTCCGCTGCTGCTGCACGCCCTCCTCGACGACCTGGGCGGCGCCCCGCAGGACGGCCTCTCCGCGAGGGGCGAGCCGCCGCTGCCCGAGACCTGCGCCGCTCTGTATCCCGGGTCCTATCCGGCGGCCGTCTCCTGGTGGCTGCACAGCGCCGGTCCCGCCACGGCCGACGTGGCCCGCTGCCTGGCGGCGCTGGAGCAGGCATGGCCGACGGACCCGGCCGACCCCACCGTGGGAGGCCCGGCCGACCGGGGCGCGAGCGATCCGGTCCACCTGCTCGCCGAGGCCACCGGCGCCGACCCCGTCCGGATCGCCGGGTGGCTCGCCGCGATGACCCGGCTCGGCCTGCTGCGTCCCGACGCGGTCGGCCGTCCCCGCTACGCGCATCCGCTGCTGCACGACGCGGTGCTCACCGGCTGGCCCGAGACGAGCCGGCAGGCCGCGCACCGGGCGGCGGCGCAGGCGATGCTGCGCCGGGGCGAACGGGCCGAGTCCATCGCCCGGCACCTGCTGCGGGTGCCGGGCGGCGAGCCGCCCTGGGCGCTGCGCGTCCTGCGGGACGCGGTGACGGTCGCCGTGCACGACGCCCGGCCCGACGACGCCGTCGGCTATCTGCGCCGCGCGCTGGACGAGCCGCTCCCCGACGCGCTGCGCCAGCGGCTGCTGACCGAACTGGGCTCCCTGCACTACGCCTCGGCCGACGCCCCGGCGGCCATCGCGCGGCTGGCCGAGGCACAGCACCTGGCGGCCGAGCCCCGAAGCCGGGTGCGTACGGCGGTGGCCCTGGGCACCGCGCTGGTGGACCGGGGCGAAGTCCGGACGGCCCTAGAGGTCCTGCGCCGTACGGAGGGGCAGCTCTCCGGCCACCCGGACCTGGCCCGTACGGTCCAGACCGCCGCCGCCCTGCTCTCCGACGGGGACCCGGCGACCCGGCAGCAGGTCTACCGGTGGCTGTGCGAGGCGGCGGACACTTCTCCGGACCTGGTGGGCACCGCCGGACAGGCCCTGCTCGTACGGTTTGAGTCCACGGCCGCGCTGATCTCGGCCCAAGAGGCGATGGGCCGGATACGGGACCTGCTCGCCCGGCCCACCGACTCGCTCGCCGAGCCCTTCTTGCTGGGCACGGCCGCCGCCGTGGCGCAGTGGGCCGACGAACTCGACGAGGCGGACCGGCTCGTCGATCTGGGGCTGGCCGGGCAGCGGGCCGTGCTGCTGCACCCGATGCGGCACGCACTCCTCAACACCCGCGCCGACATCGCCGCGGCCCGTGGCGACGCCGCCGCTCTGTTGGCCGCTCATTTCGGCACCGATCCGGTAGGCGGTCCGGTGGAGTCGCTCCCCGGCCCGTCCAACCGGGACGCCACCGCCCTGCTGGCGCTCGTCCACGCGGGCCGGATCGAGGACGCGCAGCGCTACGCCGCCGGGTTCGACCTGCGCGGGACGGCGGAGAACTTCGAGCTGAACCGCTTCCTCTACGCGCGGGGCGTGCTGCGGGTCACCGCCGGCGACCCGGCGGGGGCGCTGCACGACTTCCTGGAGTGCGGGCGGCGCCAGTCCGCCCGCGACGTGGTCAGCCCCGTCGTCACCCCATGGCGGACGGCGGCGGCACAGTGCCGCCTCGCGCTCGGCGGCGGGCCGGACGCGGTGACGCTGGCGGCGGAGGAGCTGCGGTTGGCGCGGGTGTGGAACACGCCGCGCACGGTGGGCCGCGCCCTGCGCGTACTGGGCGCCGCCACCGGGGGGCGGCGCGGCCTCGAACTGGCCGAGGAGGCCGTGGCGACCCTGCGGCCGGCCTCCGCCGCCACCGGCATGGAGCTGGTGCGGGCGCTGCTGGCACAGGGCCGGCAGCTCGCCGCCGCCGGAGAACGCGGCCGGGCCCGCGACTGCCTGCGCGAGGCCGCCGAACTGGCCGACGGCAAGGGCGCCGTGGGCATGGTCAACCTGGCGGGACAGGCCCTGCGCCAGAGCGGCGCCCGTAGCCCTGTCGTGGACCGCACCGGCCCCGGGGCGCTGACCGGCAGCGAGCGCCGCATCGCCGAACTGGCCGCCGACGGTCTGACCAACACGGAGATCGCCGATCTGCTGCATCTGGCGCGCCGCACCGTGGAGACCCATCTGACCAGTACGTACCGGAAGTTGCGGATACGACGCAGAACGGCACTGGCCGAGGCGCTGGACGGGGACCGGCCCGGGGACACCAGCGGCACCGCTCGTCCGACGGCTCCGTCCGGTCGGTGA
- a CDS encoding phosphatase PAP2 family protein, whose protein sequence is MLWAAAGAVALGFLVALEIAARHYGVRGPITNQVREVIFAPKSGPLLYASMALMTVVLTWRQRFIAFGAAIAIDIVFFAVRWALDAKMMFGNGALWVLLGCAVIAVTRRTGRERALLLKGVGLGLLLVAGRKTGDTWLLITWKTRPTVLDQYVATADHALGDPSWVAGRIVEATGPIGAHVLDWVYIQLAVAAVAVTLYQLRNVAVERRFPGHHLVRTFLAVGLLGPAVYMIFPVVGPIFAFGADGGHWAVADLWPDTPPSIASPAHMPFDGITPRNCMPSLHTAWATAIFIHSRKGPRILQFGGAFWLIATLGATLGFGYHYGADIVAGVVFTVTIEAAMRSLDRGWDRSAIQLVAHGATVFVALLVSYRYLSVEMAEHPWLFGPLVVLAMTSVIYGYIRTTKQWEPKAAPARQPEPQPELV, encoded by the coding sequence ATGCTGTGGGCCGCGGCAGGCGCGGTGGCTCTCGGATTCCTCGTCGCCCTGGAGATAGCCGCGCGCCACTACGGCGTACGGGGGCCGATCACCAATCAGGTGCGAGAGGTGATATTCGCCCCCAAATCAGGGCCTCTGCTCTACGCCAGCATGGCCCTGATGACGGTGGTGCTCACCTGGCGGCAACGGTTCATCGCGTTCGGCGCCGCCATCGCCATCGACATCGTCTTCTTTGCCGTGCGGTGGGCGCTCGACGCCAAGATGATGTTCGGCAACGGTGCGCTGTGGGTGCTCCTCGGCTGCGCGGTCATCGCGGTGACGCGACGCACCGGCCGGGAACGCGCCCTGCTGCTGAAGGGCGTCGGTCTCGGCCTGCTGCTGGTGGCGGGCCGCAAGACCGGCGACACCTGGCTGCTCATCACGTGGAAGACCCGCCCGACGGTGCTCGACCAGTACGTGGCGACCGCCGATCACGCGCTGGGCGACCCGTCGTGGGTGGCGGGACGGATCGTCGAGGCGACCGGCCCTATCGGGGCCCATGTCCTGGACTGGGTCTACATCCAGCTCGCCGTGGCCGCGGTCGCCGTCACGCTGTACCAACTGCGCAACGTGGCCGTCGAGCGCCGCTTCCCCGGCCACCACCTGGTGCGCACCTTCCTGGCCGTCGGCCTCCTCGGGCCGGCCGTCTACATGATCTTCCCGGTGGTCGGACCGATCTTCGCCTTCGGCGCCGACGGCGGGCACTGGGCGGTGGCCGACCTGTGGCCGGACACGCCGCCGTCGATCGCCTCCCCGGCCCATATGCCGTTCGACGGGATCACCCCGCGCAACTGCATGCCCAGCCTGCACACGGCGTGGGCGACCGCGATATTCATCCATTCCCGCAAGGGTCCACGAATTCTGCAATTCGGCGGCGCGTTCTGGCTGATCGCCACGCTCGGCGCGACGCTGGGATTCGGTTACCACTACGGCGCGGACATCGTTGCGGGTGTGGTGTTCACCGTCACGATCGAGGCGGCGATGCGCTCGCTCGACCGCGGGTGGGACCGGTCGGCAATTCAGCTCGTCGCTCACGGTGCGACGGTCTTCGTCGCCCTCTTGGTGTCGTATCGCTATCTGTCCGTGGAGATGGCGGAACACCCGTGGCTGTTCGGACCACTGGTCGTTCTGGCGATGACCTCAGTGATCTACGGCTATATACGAACCACGAAACAGTGGGAGCCGAAGGCCGCACCGGCACGCCAACCGGAACCGCAGCCCGAGCTGGTGTGA
- a CDS encoding peptidase inhibitor family I36 protein encodes MKLRSWSLAAVLSLTAALVPASDALAAPSAAVVPSCTGGSICFYTGSRYDGRSWEWVAKDGYHDMPAAFHDNVGSFVANVDGCFINWNPKETRVVRNGDNRIDYRSDFGGRIDGVGNTC; translated from the coding sequence ATGAAGCTGCGTTCCTGGTCCCTGGCCGCCGTCCTCTCGCTGACCGCCGCGCTCGTGCCCGCCTCGGACGCGCTGGCGGCCCCGTCGGCCGCCGTTGTGCCGTCCTGTACGGGCGGATCGATCTGCTTCTACACCGGATCCCGCTACGACGGGCGGAGCTGGGAGTGGGTCGCCAAGGACGGGTACCACGACATGCCCGCCGCCTTCCACGACAACGTCGGATCGTTCGTGGCGAACGTCGACGGCTGCTTCATCAACTGGAACCCCAAGGAGACCCGGGTGGTGCGCAACGGCGACAACAGGATCGACTACCGCAGTGACTTCGGCGGCCGGATCGACGGCGTCGGCAACACCTGCTGA
- a CDS encoding winged helix DNA-binding domain-containing protein, translating into MVISARALNRATLARQLLLGRESLDVEEALRRVVALQAQQPASPYIALWNRLRGFDPAELDTALAEGSIVKATLMRLTLHAVHVEDYRSFREAMEPTLRSSRLGDARFRSSGLTGEDADALVAGLRRYTRKPRGSAELGDWFERRLGRPLEVGAQRMLRQYAPLWHAPTGGPWTFTNRLSYVAAKERPALADPQAPDAGLRVLLLRYLAGFGPASVADMAQFALVQRPRVRAAVQALADGLEELRGDDGTVLYDLPDAPRPEEGTPAPPRLMAMWDSVLLAYADRSRVIPPAYRKHVTRVNGDVLPTLLVDGQVAGVWRVTEGGVEAGAFHPLPEPVWEELAAEARSLAAFLAARDPRAYARYDHWWTKGVPAAETRLLPGD; encoded by the coding sequence ATGGTGATCTCCGCGCGTGCCCTCAACCGTGCCACGCTCGCCCGGCAGTTGCTGCTCGGCCGCGAGTCGCTCGACGTCGAGGAGGCGCTGCGACGTGTGGTCGCCCTCCAGGCGCAGCAGCCCGCCTCGCCGTACATCGCGCTGTGGAACCGGCTGCGCGGCTTCGATCCTGCCGAACTCGACACGGCGCTGGCCGAGGGCAGCATCGTGAAGGCGACCCTCATGCGGCTCACCCTGCACGCGGTCCACGTCGAGGACTACCGGAGCTTTCGCGAGGCCATGGAGCCGACGCTGCGCTCCTCCCGGCTCGGCGACGCGCGTTTCCGCTCGTCGGGGCTCACCGGTGAGGACGCCGATGCCCTGGTCGCGGGCCTGCGGAGGTACACCCGGAAGCCGCGCGGCAGCGCCGAGTTGGGGGACTGGTTCGAGAGGCGCCTCGGTCGGCCGCTGGAGGTCGGGGCCCAGCGGATGCTGCGGCAGTACGCGCCGCTGTGGCACGCGCCCACGGGCGGACCCTGGACGTTCACCAACCGGCTCTCGTACGTCGCGGCGAAGGAGCGGCCCGCCCTGGCCGACCCCCAGGCGCCCGACGCGGGTCTGCGGGTCCTGCTGCTTCGCTATCTGGCGGGCTTCGGACCGGCCTCGGTGGCCGACATGGCGCAGTTCGCGCTGGTCCAGCGGCCCCGGGTCCGCGCGGCCGTGCAGGCACTCGCGGACGGACTGGAGGAGCTGCGGGGGGACGACGGCACCGTGCTGTACGACCTTCCCGATGCGCCCCGGCCCGAGGAGGGCACGCCCGCGCCGCCCCGGCTGATGGCGATGTGGGACAGCGTCCTGCTGGCCTACGCCGACCGCAGCCGGGTCATCCCGCCCGCCTACCGCAAGCACGTGACCCGCGTGAACGGCGACGTGCTGCCCACCCTGCTGGTCGACGGCCAGGTGGCCGGTGTCTGGCGCGTCACCGAAGGCGGCGTCGAAGCCGGTGCCTTCCACCCCCTGCCGGAACCCGTCTGGGAGGAGTTGGCGGCCGAGGCCCGGTCGCTCGCCGCCTTCCTCGCCGCCCGCGATCCCCGGGCCTACGCCCGCTACGACCACTGGTGGACCAAGGGCGTACCGGCTGCCGAGACCCGGCTGCTCCCCGGCGACTGA
- a CDS encoding DUF1992 domain-containing protein, with the protein MTERKPAGVSFESWVDRQIREAQERGEFAELPGFGKPLPDAAQPYDEMWWIRQKMAREGVTAMLPPALALRKEIEDALAAAADAPSERAVRALLEPVNEKIAAMLRQPPPGPLLGREPIDIDEVVREWREARRQA; encoded by the coding sequence GTGACAGAGCGCAAACCTGCGGGTGTGAGCTTCGAGTCGTGGGTGGACCGGCAGATCCGCGAGGCGCAGGAGCGCGGCGAGTTCGCCGAGCTGCCGGGTTTCGGCAAGCCCCTGCCCGATGCCGCGCAGCCGTACGACGAGATGTGGTGGATCCGTCAGAAGATGGCCCGTGAGGGCGTCACCGCGATGCTGCCCCCGGCCCTGGCGCTGCGCAAGGAGATCGAGGACGCCCTGGCCGCGGCGGCCGACGCCCCGTCGGAGCGGGCCGTGCGGGCGCTCCTGGAACCGGTCAACGAGAAGATCGCCGCCATGCTCAGGCAGCCGCCTCCGGGGCCACTGCTGGGGCGCGAGCCGATCGACATCGACGAAGTCGTACGGGAGTGGCGCGAGGCACGCCGACAGGCGTGA
- a CDS encoding response regulator transcription factor, protein MRILVVEDDERLAELLRRGLSGDGFAVDVAHDGLRGLDCALGNDYDVIVLDVLLPGLNGFRLCARLRDADVWTPVLMLTAKDGEYDEAEGLDTGADDYVTKPFSYIALVARLRALVRRGRRERPAVIHVGDLEIDPAARRCRRGETVLDLTAREFAVLEYLALHHGEVVTKTEVLEHVWDHAFDGDVNIVEVYVSALRRKIDTPFGRHTIHTVRGAGYRLENGRTPA, encoded by the coding sequence ATGCGCATACTGGTGGTCGAGGACGACGAACGGTTGGCGGAACTGCTGCGCCGGGGACTTTCCGGTGACGGGTTCGCGGTGGATGTGGCCCACGACGGGCTGCGCGGACTGGACTGCGCGCTCGGCAACGACTACGACGTGATCGTGCTGGACGTCCTGCTGCCGGGGCTGAATGGTTTCCGCCTCTGCGCCCGGCTGCGGGACGCCGACGTGTGGACGCCGGTGCTGATGCTGACCGCCAAGGACGGCGAGTACGACGAGGCCGAGGGGCTGGACACCGGCGCGGACGACTACGTCACCAAGCCCTTCTCCTACATCGCCCTCGTCGCCCGGCTGCGCGCCCTGGTCCGGCGCGGCCGACGGGAGCGCCCCGCCGTCATCCACGTCGGCGACCTGGAGATCGACCCGGCCGCCCGCCGGTGCCGACGCGGCGAGACCGTACTGGACCTGACCGCAAGGGAGTTCGCGGTGCTGGAATACCTCGCCCTGCACCACGGGGAGGTCGTGACCAAGACGGAGGTGCTGGAACACGTGTGGGACCACGCCTTCGACGGAGACGTCAACATCGTCGAGGTGTACGTCTCCGCCCTGCGGCGCAAGATCGACACCCCGTTCGGCCGCCACACCATCCACACCGTCCGCGGGGCCGGATACCGCCTCGAAAACGGCAGGACGCCCGCATGA
- a CDS encoding cell wall metabolism sensor histidine kinase WalK — MTHLDPARLLRPTTVRARLTRRAAAIAALGTVVALGLVALLTTGTAVMTNSDAKGAADQGGADSRVLDLCRSLGLMHTDSTQPHPAVSGWTWLWAVSAVTVVAAGTCWFALGSVLRPVEEARSHFSLLASDASKHRVPLPRDGDEITNLVQTMNSGLNRLHTTVEQQRRFVADASHELRSPLAALQAELEIALSRPERADWPDVVRAALGDTRRLQHLTEDLLLLARLDLDKPGEQHRMEKVDLTDLVREETARRHPPTHVDLRLDIVPDPLVVKGHPALLARVLGNLLDNAERHASSSVTVRLRHDAEQRQAVLDVVDDGPGIPPADRARVFERFTRLDTARTRHTGGTGLGLAIARRVTALHHGTLTITPAPRGAHLTARLPAQGHARTPP; from the coding sequence ATGACCCACCTGGACCCGGCCCGTCTGCTGCGACCCACCACCGTACGCGCCCGGCTCACCCGGCGCGCGGCGGCCATCGCCGCGCTCGGCACAGTCGTCGCCCTGGGTCTGGTGGCCCTCCTCACCACCGGCACCGCCGTGATGACCAATTCGGACGCCAAGGGGGCGGCAGACCAAGGCGGTGCGGACTCCCGAGTCCTGGACCTGTGCCGGAGCCTCGGGCTGATGCACACCGACAGCACACAGCCGCATCCGGCCGTCTCCGGCTGGACGTGGCTGTGGGCGGTCTCCGCGGTCACCGTCGTGGCGGCCGGAACCTGCTGGTTCGCCCTCGGCAGCGTGTTGCGGCCCGTGGAAGAGGCCCGCAGTCACTTCTCCCTGCTCGCCTCGGACGCCTCCAAGCACCGCGTCCCCCTCCCCCGCGACGGCGACGAGATCACCAACCTGGTCCAGACGATGAACTCCGGCCTGAACCGGCTCCACACGACCGTCGAGCAGCAACGGCGCTTCGTCGCCGACGCCTCCCACGAACTGCGCAGCCCCCTGGCGGCGCTCCAGGCCGAACTCGAAATCGCCCTGTCCCGCCCGGAGCGTGCCGACTGGCCCGACGTGGTACGCGCCGCCCTCGGCGACACCCGCCGGTTGCAGCACCTCACCGAGGACCTGCTGCTCCTGGCCCGCCTCGACCTCGACAAACCCGGTGAGCAACACCGTATGGAGAAGGTGGACCTGACCGACCTGGTCCGGGAGGAGACCGCCCGCCGCCACCCGCCCACCCACGTGGACCTCCGCCTCGACATCGTCCCCGATCCGCTGGTCGTCAAGGGGCATCCCGCCCTGCTCGCCCGCGTCCTCGGCAACCTCCTCGACAACGCGGAACGCCACGCGAGCAGCAGCGTCACCGTCCGCCTCCGCCACGACGCCGAACAACGGCAGGCCGTCCTGGACGTCGTCGACGACGGTCCCGGCATCCCACCCGCCGACCGCGCCCGCGTCTTCGAACGCTTCACGCGTCTCGACACCGCCCGCACCCGCCACACCGGCGGCACCGGCCTCGGCCTCGCCATCGCCCGCCGCGTCACCGCACTTCACCACGGCACCCTCACCATCACTCCAGCCCCCCGCGGGGCACACCTCACCGCACGCCTCCCCGCCCAAGGACACGCCCGAACTCCGCCGTGA
- a CDS encoding TerD family protein, whose translation MITLTKESGPADLDGVTHLSIGVSWDPTAGSSGGVVGLLRRKSGTDLDLIAVAMQGGDPVRLAGLDSLDPMGNGSLVHSGDNQTGRGDGDDETVTVEFARIPEQITSVVFVAAAFKKGSSFQKARNISFKVYDATGGSAQQVADIWPSLLTQDNGCAVAKAMRVGNSWKLEVINVTGKIKQGDEHALMRFAISK comes from the coding sequence ATGATCACGCTGACGAAGGAATCCGGCCCGGCGGACCTGGACGGAGTGACCCATCTGTCCATCGGTGTGTCCTGGGACCCCACGGCGGGCAGCAGCGGTGGAGTCGTAGGTCTGCTCCGCCGCAAGAGCGGCACCGACCTCGACCTGATCGCCGTCGCGATGCAGGGCGGGGACCCGGTGCGCCTTGCGGGTCTTGACTCGCTGGACCCCATGGGCAACGGCTCCCTGGTGCACAGTGGCGACAACCAGACCGGGCGCGGGGACGGTGACGACGAGACCGTCACGGTCGAGTTCGCGCGTATCCCCGAGCAGATCACGTCGGTCGTGTTCGTCGCCGCCGCGTTCAAGAAGGGCAGTTCCTTCCAGAAGGCGCGCAACATCAGCTTCAAGGTGTACGACGCGACCGGGGGCAGCGCCCAGCAGGTCGCCGACATCTGGCCCAGCCTGCTCACGCAGGACAACGGCTGCGCGGTGGCCAAGGCCATGCGGGTCGGCAACTCCTGGAAGCTCGAAGTGATCAACGTGACGGGGAAGATAAAGCAGGGCGACGAGCACGCCCTGATGCGCTTCGCCATCAGCAAGTAG
- a CDS encoding SMP-30/gluconolactonase/LRE family protein, with product MTSERPGLYEMLDDRFRTGRCMNGDEALEVLYTGCRWAEGPIYLPAWRQVIWSDIPNDRMLRWDEETGAVSVFRRSAGNTNGNTLDREGRLITCEQGNRRVTRTEHDGTVTVLADRWQGKRLNSPNDAAVKSDGSIWFSDPDFGITSDYEGHRAQSEIGANNVYRVDPVTAEVRLVADGFGAPNGLVFSHDERQLFVSDTRAGCIRVFDVRDDGTLSDGKVFAEARTRKEARFDNLRFDDGGRLWAAAMGDGVHCYDPDGTLIGRLNVPEAVANISWGGAKRNRLFIAAETSLYSLVMGVTGTHPTGPGRRRWL from the coding sequence ATGACCAGCGAGCGCCCCGGGCTGTACGAGATGCTCGACGACCGGTTCCGCACCGGACGTTGCATGAACGGAGACGAAGCTCTGGAGGTCCTGTACACCGGATGCCGCTGGGCCGAGGGGCCGATCTACCTGCCCGCCTGGCGACAGGTGATCTGGAGCGACATTCCCAACGACCGGATGCTGCGCTGGGACGAGGAGACGGGTGCCGTCAGCGTCTTCCGCCGCTCCGCCGGGAACACCAACGGCAACACCCTCGACCGCGAGGGCCGGCTGATCACCTGTGAGCAGGGCAACCGCCGTGTGACCCGCACCGAACACGACGGCACCGTCACGGTGCTGGCGGACCGGTGGCAGGGCAAGCGTCTGAACAGCCCGAACGACGCGGCCGTCAAGTCCGACGGCTCGATCTGGTTCTCCGACCCGGACTTCGGCATCACCAGCGACTACGAGGGCCATCGCGCGCAGAGCGAGATCGGGGCCAACAACGTCTACCGCGTCGATCCCGTCACCGCCGAAGTACGCCTGGTCGCAGACGGCTTCGGCGCGCCGAACGGGCTGGTCTTCTCGCACGACGAGCGGCAGCTCTTCGTCTCCGACACCCGCGCGGGCTGCATCCGGGTCTTCGACGTGCGCGACGACGGCACCCTGTCCGACGGCAAGGTCTTCGCCGAGGCGCGGACGCGGAAGGAGGCTCGCTTCGACAACCTCCGCTTCGACGACGGCGGTCGGCTGTGGGCCGCCGCGATGGGTGACGGCGTGCACTGCTACGACCCCGACGGCACCCTCATCGGGCGGCTCAACGTCCCCGAGGCGGTCGCCAACATCTCCTGGGGCGGCGCCAAGCGCAACCGCCTCTTCATCGCCGCGGAGACCAGCCTCTACTCGCTGGTCATGGGCGTCACCGGCACCCACCCGACGGGACCGGGCCGCCGCCGCTGGCTGTGA
- a CDS encoding Lrp/AsnC family transcriptional regulator → MDHIDRVLLAQLQQDATQSYAALGQAAGLSAGAAHERVRKLRERGVIRRTTIEVDPAAVGSAVLAYVLVDSTSWMGDSTDAFAALPEVLEAHIIAGSASVLLKVRTATTEQLQDVLRRIYAIEGVSGTQATVVLETFFERPLSPQAAERT, encoded by the coding sequence GTGGATCACATCGACCGCGTCCTGCTGGCGCAGCTCCAGCAGGACGCCACCCAGTCCTACGCCGCGCTGGGTCAGGCCGCCGGCCTGTCCGCCGGTGCCGCCCATGAGCGCGTGCGCAAACTGCGGGAGCGCGGCGTCATCCGGCGCACCACCATCGAGGTGGATCCGGCCGCGGTGGGCAGCGCCGTCCTGGCCTACGTCCTGGTCGACTCGACCTCGTGGATGGGCGATTCGACGGACGCCTTCGCCGCGCTCCCCGAGGTCCTGGAGGCGCACATCATCGCGGGCAGCGCCTCGGTGCTGCTGAAGGTCAGGACCGCGACCACCGAGCAGCTCCAGGACGTACTGCGCCGGATCTATGCGATTGAGGGAGTCAGCGGAACCCAGGCCACCGTGGTACTGGAGACGTTCTTCGAGCGTCCGCTCTCCCCGCAGGCCGCCGAGCGGACCTGA
- a CDS encoding MarR family winged helix-turn-helix transcriptional regulator, with protein sequence MTTSPERQAIAERQLCGLVNGLAQRIAEHVRERAATLGLTAPQATALREMSGPMTMRELAERMSCEPSNTTFVVDKLEKQGLVERHPHPTDRRAKHLVLTAEGTALRARLLELLAVDSPLSGLDPQEQRVLHGLLEQAVASR encoded by the coding sequence GTGACGACATCCCCGGAGCGGCAGGCCATCGCCGAGCGACAGCTGTGCGGTCTGGTGAACGGGCTGGCCCAGCGGATCGCCGAGCACGTACGGGAGCGCGCGGCCACCCTGGGCCTCACCGCGCCCCAGGCGACCGCGCTGCGGGAGATGAGCGGGCCGATGACCATGCGGGAGCTCGCCGAGCGCATGAGCTGCGAGCCCTCCAACACCACCTTCGTCGTCGACAAGCTGGAGAAGCAGGGCCTGGTCGAGCGCCACCCGCACCCCACCGACCGCCGCGCCAAGCACCTCGTCCTCACCGCCGAAGGCACCGCGCTGCGCGCACGTCTCCTCGAACTCCTCGCCGTGGACTCCCCGCTGTCCGGCCTCGACCCGCAGGAGCAGCGGGTGCTGCACGGCCTGTTGGAGCAGGCCGTCGCCTCTCGGTGA